The Falco cherrug isolate bFalChe1 chromosome 3, bFalChe1.pri, whole genome shotgun sequence genome segment TGTACAAACTGTAAAGgacaaaaacccaacacaaaaatCACTGATATATTACAGTAAGAGGGCTTTTGAGCATATGAATACATGAttaattacagaataaaaaattctgcagtGTTCTTCTACTTGGAACAATTGTGACTTTCGTGTCGGGTTTCTTCAGGTAAAGTCATGCTGTACAATGTTCTTCTAaactggaaggggaaaaaaataaaataaaaaaatacccaaactgTCCTTTGAACAGCCTTATTTCTATTTGGTCCACTTTCTATGATCCTCTTCTAGATTCACAGGATTTAAAATCCTCTCAGTTTCAGACGTTCTCATGACTAGAAGGGAGATCAGTAGCAGGTTTGGGAGCTCAGCACTATGAAACCACTTAGAAGAGCTGGTGGcctaataaaaaattaaaaataaaaataaaaataacagactGCAGAGAAGGTATTTATCCCAGACGAAGTCATTCACTTACATTGCTCCCACATCTAAATTTCATTGACTCATCTGCCCCAATCATCTTATCCCACTCTCTCCCGTTTGTTGCAGAGGAGGCCACCATAGCATATTAGCAAATGTCTTTAGCACAGTTCTGCTTCTCCAGTGAAAGATACCACCCCGACCTCAGTATCCTGGTGAAGAAGTTGCTAAGAACTACCTTGACAGTGCTATTTAAAACACTGATGCTTTCAGAAAGGACAGCGTCATTTACAAATCTTGGCAAAAGTTAAGGTAAAACCAATTTCAGATTGCACCCTAAATCTGCTGccaaattaaatttgaaaacacATGTACTATAATTTCATATAAGTCAGGCATATGATTAACAACAGGTAGAACCGATGCCTCTCAATGTACTGCACTCACAATTCTCAAAACTgtaatttcagttattttcattatgaaTTGAACTAGAACAAAACCGATGGACATGGAGTACATGTGTAGTTGACACCTTCACCTGCACAGCCTGAGGAGAGATCAACCCTCCCAAACCCACAGAGCTTTGCAATACAGGTGAGACACTTAAGCACTTATGTTAGTAAACAGGGTTGGACACAGGGCCATAAACACCAAATACATTTCTCCCTTTGatctttataaaatatttcactaaatctcccaaaagcaagcaacaaaaatattacaaaactgAACTTCAAAGATAGCACTTTTCTCCAATTATCAAAAAAACTAACTTACCTTTCCCTTTGAGCTAAACTTGGCTACTTTCAAGCAGCATGAGTAGCTCTACTGTGTGTTCACAGTCCCATTACcttgttattttaattgctgAGCTAAATTTACATTTAGCAAATTTCACACTTtcttgaaagagagaaaaaaaatggcaaggACTTAGCAACTGATGTATTATAAACATAGTATTACAAAATGCACTCTGAATTTGCAGTGCACTGTCCCTCAGCTAAGTCGATGATGAATACTTTCAAAGTTTTGTTCAAATTTTTGCACTTGATGTTCAAAAATAATAACCACTCTAATAGTATTTTGCATTCTACTGTACAGAAATTTTGTAGAAAATAATGTCCAAAGAGATCTGTCTTCAGttcaatattaatttaatagcCAATATGCGTAATTCATTTATATGCAAATACATGTGATATTACTCTCAACATGcaggcaactgaaaggcagcTGCTTTAAAAGATGCATTCAGGCATCTTAAGCCACTCTGTCCCACTAGTGTTAGAAGATCTGTTGTTGATCCACTATGTTTTCCTTCAGGGGGAGACAGGGAACATTTAAATGGTTCTTTCTGCTACATGTTAAACTGCTCACTGTTTTGGCCATCTCTCTTCCAGATCTTGTTGCATAGGAGAAAAGCCTTCTGTGCAGCCCGCTGTTTTTAACACATGTAAAGGTAAACACAGCtgttcttctgttcttcagggactcttcttcttgcttttctgttgttcctTAAGCTCTTTTGCATTACATCTGGACCCCAATGCTGTCAACATTTCTATTGTCGTCAGGTTGGCTCCCTTCATTATTAATCGGTCTCCATCAGCTGGAAAGGGACAAAAATTTAAGAAGTCACAAAGTCAAAGTCACAATCCCTTTAGTGTGCAGTTCTGTTTTGTATATATAAATCCAAATACCCTGTTCATCTCATCTGATTAGAAAGTACTCCGCTTACCAAGGAATCTGATTATGCACCACCAACAAACAAGTATGTTAACTGCACACAGTacacatgtatttttcagttatgtATTGCATTATTGaaaaatttgaaacatttgCCTATATATATACCTATAGTAAGAACATATTGGATAAAAATGGCTCATAATATGCCCTCAAAGTCATCTAACAGAAGGCACAGAAGGCACTGGAAGGCATAATTTCTAACATGGCTCAGCATTTTAGCAGTATGTTGTCTACGGTCTGTTTAACTTACTTCTTTAGCCAAAATGATAAATCGGTTAACACAATCTGGTGATTATAAtgtaaaaaaccagaaagcactAGGATGtctaaaattctgaaataaattattttagaacaGGGAGGAGGCAGTAGAAGTATTGTACCCAAgttagttatttatttttgcaagatGTGCAAATACAATAGCCTTACTCAAACCCATATAATGCAATACCATGCATGGCATCCAAGTTCTAGCCCCATGTTTGCCAACTACAAGGGTTGCAAAGTCTTCCCTTGGAAAATAACCAGCTCTTAGAGAACAAAGAGTTCAGAACTATAGCTCTTGGCATTAGTGGAataaattgttttggttttatgctGTGAAAAACATTAAGCTTTACTGCTTAAGTCTTAATACATCACAGTTATAAACAAGGATGGGAAAGACAGAGACATAGGGGAAGGAGAAACAAGCAACGTCAACACTGAAATAACTGGACTTTCCTAAGCAAAATTAAGTATATTCAATACTCTCAATATTTCTACAGATTCACAAAATGTATGGAAGTTTAAAGAAAAGGGGGTAGCATGAAtcaataataatgaaaattctAATGGACTACATGACATATTGGTCCATTACAGCACAGCAGGAAGAAGATGCTGCCAGAGAAAAGGACAAAAGCAGATTAAAGCCATCTGTTCAGAGCCTAGAATCTGGGCGGCTTCCAGAACTGATGAAATTTCCACCATCAATTCCCTGCTTGCTCACTATAGCCTCAAAGGAACCAAGAAATTTGTTGTACATCAGTTGACCTCATTCTGCAAGTCCATCTGCACATGTATGGTCTTAGCCATATGAGCAGTTCCTTCAAACTGCACAGTAAGTTACATAAGCAACTAAAGGTATTCAACTTTTCTGTTCTCAAGACTGAGGTGCCTCCACCACagataacattaaaaaattacagaaagtgAACAGATTCTTACATCAAAACAGAGCTACACTTCCCTGGAACTGGACTGCAAGGTCACACAAACACGTCCCTACAAATGTAGGCTCAACTCTGAAGTTAAGTAATTTCTTTGATCTAAGATCCACCAGATCCTACTGTAGTACAAAGGCATAAATACACATTTATCTAGACATCAGGATGTTTGTGactcccttttttcctcccagctgcACAACACCTAGCTATGGACcagaaccaaaaaaataaaagtagccaaattaaaaataaaaaaaaatcatagagaAGACAGTAACTTCATAACAACAGAAAcctggaatattttcttttttttttccaagattaaAAATGAGCTCCTTACCAAACATAACATCTACAAGCGGTTCAGATCCATCATGTCTCACATCAGCAGTCACTTCACAGTTTCTATTAGTGgcctggatttttttgtggtttatgcATCTaagaaattttctgaaaatacatttgaaaaatacattaaagtaGGTGGTAGATAGAAATTATagtaaatatatttctaaaactAATCTAAATATCTTGATATTGCCAGGCAACAAAAGTATAAACAAAACAGgatttgtatttaatatttgtattatttacttattatgaaatatttaaataatttcagacaGGTACTTATTACGAGATGAGTCTTAAAAATCCAAATAGATAGCCCTTATATGCTAATATGTAAAAAGCATACCAAAGTATGCACTTTGTGCATTTCTCTTAGCTGGGTTTGTAACAataattttttggaaaaaaaatcagcaaagtaatgtaaatttttctttatacaCCAGTTACTTGCCAACGCTTTATTGTTTGGCTCAGagtcattatttatttatttaacattcGGTCTCCTGTAGATTTCTGAAACGCGTGACAGCAAATTGACATTCCAGCAGCTTAAAGACATTCTAAGTTAAGTTATTTAGCTCATTTCAAAAGTAGGTATGTCTGTAAAGCTCTtgcaaaatgacattttacaaTTGTTTGGTGAAGAACTTACATCACTCAAGAGGCACAATTACTTAGATTTCTCCAACAGTTAACTACCAAGATagagcagcagctgttgctCACTCTCTTTCCCATTATCAGCATTTGGACTAGTGCTTACAGAGCTGCATGCTCTGCAGCTGAGGGGCATCTCCCTGGGTAGTTTGGTAAAGCTAAA includes the following:
- the MRPL53 gene encoding 39S ribosomal protein L53, mitochondrial, coding for MASKIRVVLRPVKSIVVRFCPFESNVESTRKFLRCINHKKIQATNRNCEVTADVRHDGSEPLVDVMFADGDRLIMKGANLTTIEMLTALGSRCNAKELKEQQKSKKKSP